From a single Vibrio tubiashii genomic region:
- the oppB gene encoding oligopeptide ABC transporter permease OppB — MLKFIAKRIFEAIPTMLVLITVSFFLMRFAPGNPFSSERPLPPEVMANIEAKYGLDKPVFEQYTTYLTNVIQGDFGPSFKYLDYSVNELISVALPVSAKVGFIAFIFTVIMGVTVGTIAALKQNTWVDYTIMSTAMLGVVMPSFVLAPALIYLFSLHWNLFPAGGWHDGSLKYLVLPVIGMSLLYVATFARITRGSMIETLNSNFIRTARAKGLSYRYIIIKHALKPALLPVVSYMGPAFVGIITGSVVIETIFGLPGIGKLFVNAAFNRDYSLVMGVTILIGFLFILFNAIVDILLAMIDPKIRY; from the coding sequence ATGCTTAAATTCATCGCGAAAAGGATATTTGAGGCGATCCCAACCATGTTGGTTTTGATCACCGTATCTTTCTTTCTTATGCGCTTCGCACCGGGTAACCCATTCTCAAGCGAGCGTCCATTACCGCCAGAAGTTATGGCGAACATCGAAGCTAAATACGGGCTTGATAAGCCAGTATTTGAGCAATACACGACTTATCTAACAAACGTTATTCAAGGTGATTTTGGTCCTTCATTTAAGTACCTAGATTACTCTGTAAACGAACTGATTTCTGTTGCACTACCAGTATCGGCAAAAGTTGGTTTTATCGCGTTTATCTTTACGGTCATCATGGGGGTCACGGTTGGTACGATTGCTGCCTTAAAGCAAAATACCTGGGTTGACTACACCATAATGTCCACCGCCATGTTAGGTGTTGTAATGCCATCGTTTGTATTGGCACCGGCACTGATCTATCTCTTCTCGCTGCATTGGAACCTATTCCCAGCGGGTGGTTGGCATGACGGTAGTTTGAAATACCTAGTACTGCCAGTGATTGGTATGTCACTACTCTACGTCGCGACTTTTGCACGTATCACTCGTGGTTCGATGATCGAAACATTAAACAGTAACTTTATTCGTACCGCTCGTGCGAAAGGTCTAAGTTACCGTTACATCATCATCAAGCACGCACTTAAACCAGCGCTTCTTCCTGTTGTTTCATACATGGGCCCTGCGTTCGTAGGTATCATCACAGGTTCAGTTGTTATCGAAACCATCTTCGGTCTACCAGGTATTGGTAAGCTATTCGTTAACGCTGCATTTAACCGTGACTACTCGCTAGTAATGGGTGTAACCATCTTGATTGGTTTCCTATTCATTCTATTCAATGCGATTGTAGATATCCTACTTGCAATGATTGACCCGAAAATTCGCTACTAA
- a CDS encoding ABC transporter substrate-binding protein, with protein MYKNKITRALFIGAGLSLALTGCGDKPEEKQAAQPAPAPEAKSDSQKTELADVQEIVRGNGTEVATIDPHKSQGVPESHVIRDLLEGLVNQDADGNTIPGVAESWETTDNKTFTFHLRKDAKWSNGDPVTAGDFVYSFQRAVDPNTASPYSWYMEYTKMANAKDIIAGKKDKSELGVKAVDDHTLVVELDAAVPYFVMMMGHTTVKPVHKATVEKFGDQWTKPENFVGNGAFVVDNWVVNERLVLKRNEQYWDNANTKLNKVTFLPIENQVAEMNRFLAGEIDISYELPVEHFKRLKKEHPEEVSVTGNLCTYYYIFNTKKAPFDDVRVRKAISYAIDRNIVTDAILAQGQKPAYFLTPEITAGFNPEMPAYGQMTQAERDAEAARLLEEAGFGSDNPLKFNLLYNTSENHKKVAVALGSMWKKTLGLDVTLENQEWKTYLSTKDSGDFEVARAGWCGDYNEASSFLTLMKSNNTTGGIHYDSKAYDEIMTKAIAAQSEEERQALYLEAEKLLAKDMPIAPIYQYVKSRLLSPKVGGFPANNPEEKIYSKDLYIIK; from the coding sequence ATGTATAAGAACAAAATCACACGCGCTCTATTTATAGGCGCGGGCCTTTCTTTAGCTTTAACTGGTTGTGGCGACAAACCAGAAGAAAAGCAAGCTGCACAGCCAGCACCTGCTCCTGAAGCTAAATCAGACTCTCAAAAAACAGAACTTGCTGACGTACAAGAAATTGTTCGTGGTAACGGCACTGAAGTTGCGACAATCGACCCGCACAAATCTCAAGGTGTACCAGAGTCTCACGTAATTCGTGATCTTCTAGAAGGCCTAGTGAACCAAGATGCTGACGGTAACACTATCCCTGGTGTTGCAGAGTCTTGGGAAACAACAGACAACAAAACGTTCACTTTCCACCTACGTAAAGACGCAAAGTGGTCTAACGGCGATCCTGTAACTGCTGGCGATTTCGTATACAGCTTCCAGCGCGCAGTTGATCCAAATACGGCTTCTCCATACTCTTGGTACATGGAATACACCAAGATGGCGAACGCGAAAGACATCATCGCAGGCAAGAAAGACAAGAGCGAGCTAGGTGTTAAAGCCGTTGATGACCATACTCTAGTTGTTGAACTAGACGCAGCTGTTCCTTACTTCGTAATGATGATGGGTCACACAACAGTGAAACCTGTTCATAAAGCGACAGTTGAGAAGTTCGGTGACCAGTGGACTAAGCCAGAAAACTTCGTTGGTAACGGTGCATTCGTTGTCGACAACTGGGTTGTTAACGAGCGCCTAGTACTTAAGCGTAACGAACAGTACTGGGACAACGCAAACACCAAGCTAAACAAAGTAACTTTCCTACCTATCGAGAACCAGGTAGCGGAAATGAACCGTTTTTTAGCAGGCGAAATCGATATCTCTTACGAACTACCTGTTGAGCACTTCAAGCGTCTTAAGAAAGAGCATCCAGAAGAAGTATCGGTTACAGGTAACCTATGTACTTACTACTACATCTTCAACACTAAGAAAGCGCCATTTGATGACGTTCGTGTACGTAAGGCGATCTCTTACGCAATCGACCGTAACATCGTTACTGACGCTATCCTAGCACAAGGTCAAAAACCAGCTTACTTCCTAACGCCTGAAATCACAGCTGGATTCAACCCAGAAATGCCTGCTTACGGTCAAATGACTCAAGCAGAGCGTGATGCAGAAGCGGCTCGTCTTCTAGAAGAAGCAGGTTTCGGTTCAGACAACCCACTTAAGTTTAACCTTCTTTACAACACATCTGAGAACCACAAGAAAGTTGCTGTAGCACTAGGTTCTATGTGGAAGAAGACACTTGGCCTAGACGTTACTCTAGAAAACCAAGAGTGGAAAACTTACCTATCTACTAAAGATTCAGGCGACTTCGAAGTGGCACGTGCCGGTTGGTGTGGTGACTACAACGAAGCATCTTCATTCCTAACTCTAATGAAGAGTAACAACACGACTGGCGGTATTCACTACGACAGCAAAGCTTACGACGAGATCATGACTAAAGCGATTGCTGCTCAGTCAGAAGAAGAGCGTCAAGCGCTGTACCTAGAAGCTGAGAAGCTACTAGCGAAAGACATGCCTATCGCACCTATCTACCAGTACGTGAAATCACGTCTACTGTCTCCTAAGGTTGGTGGCTTCCCAGCAAACAACCCAGAAGAGAAGATCTACTCTAAAGATCTATACATCATCAAGTAA
- a CDS encoding lipase has product MRGFHSLSLAISAITLLSGCGSEESTSDNIAVEVPFSLSSIPMPNDGYGYDADGTISLPGEPSSPNAYSTNAEYDAYYQNFETSFAAVDGWGLCVEPIEIPLSSVGSEQVIALDPQSIITESNSATDTVMLFKEGDPTPLDIKVTNDGRSLSIQCGEALNLDTPTRYHLIVTNGVTTETGLPLSASSEFTRLMNSSNEELSDSELVVKRDSIDPAVTHYRSLASAGIAYAATFTTQDAYSPLDEMIEGNKNAKLELVLGSLNTKHNDFDEAEGILTVTQYLPFDQQTADNDPSGCVLDEYDPINACQAMYRWIEPADTTNGHHLTRNNPTPKIHDATKELPVNIYLPKPKHTPSSDTTAEWMMKNNKAVIFVHGLGGDKSSTSLMAADYTNKGYVVFAIDMPYHGSQIVKDNNGNEISANANRAFFINITSPLTLRSNLHQAVTDFTGLRYALNFGNPQAQREVSLIGQSLGGIVSVMISEMTQGRDDLQLKTANFVVPGQGLVNLTLNSLLLGPEMERAIKDSPDIQRAIAETLVPNLCYEGVSNEDCINALNDHSSSFPDSIAMLEEEIYAAVLPLLKKGVQRTIDSADPAGKVHRQVSEQQPTLLLEAFGTCKNDCEVGVDYIPDSVVPNSAPNNQLTGTEPLIRALKLDPILDDVPVSEIRGVVRATKGGHGTYLFPYEGPVNEEGVPEQEITIEGMQAMTAQQLAISSMVIDQRVRLRNDYFVDSSDFN; this is encoded by the coding sequence ATGAGAGGATTTCATTCTCTATCTTTAGCTATTTCGGCTATCACACTACTTAGTGGATGTGGGAGCGAGGAAAGCACTTCTGATAATATCGCTGTAGAAGTACCTTTTTCGTTGAGTAGCATTCCTATGCCGAATGACGGTTATGGATATGATGCTGACGGGACCATCTCTTTGCCGGGTGAACCTTCTTCACCCAATGCATATTCAACCAACGCTGAATATGACGCTTATTACCAAAATTTCGAGACCAGTTTCGCTGCTGTCGACGGCTGGGGCTTATGTGTCGAACCGATTGAGATTCCGCTTAGCAGTGTCGGTTCTGAACAGGTTATTGCACTTGATCCGCAAAGCATTATCACAGAATCAAACAGCGCAACTGATACTGTGATGTTGTTTAAAGAAGGCGATCCAACGCCTCTCGACATCAAGGTTACTAACGATGGTCGAAGTCTCTCTATTCAATGTGGAGAAGCTCTAAATCTCGATACGCCAACTCGATATCACCTGATTGTGACTAACGGGGTGACAACGGAAACTGGCCTGCCTCTAAGTGCGAGCAGCGAATTTACTCGCCTAATGAACAGCTCCAATGAAGAGTTGAGTGATTCTGAGCTAGTCGTAAAACGAGACTCAATTGACCCCGCTGTGACCCATTACCGCTCGCTGGCGAGCGCGGGTATTGCCTATGCCGCAACCTTTACTACCCAAGATGCTTACTCTCCTCTTGATGAGATGATTGAAGGCAACAAGAATGCCAAACTTGAGCTAGTACTTGGTAGCCTAAACACTAAACATAATGATTTTGACGAAGCAGAAGGGATTCTTACAGTCACTCAGTATCTCCCGTTTGACCAACAAACTGCCGACAACGACCCCTCTGGCTGTGTGCTAGACGAATATGACCCAATAAATGCTTGCCAAGCTATGTACCGTTGGATTGAGCCAGCAGATACCACTAACGGTCACCATCTAACTCGAAACAACCCTACGCCTAAGATACATGATGCAACTAAGGAATTACCGGTAAATATCTATCTACCAAAACCAAAGCACACGCCTTCTTCAGACACTACCGCCGAATGGATGATGAAGAATAATAAAGCAGTAATTTTTGTTCATGGATTAGGTGGAGATAAATCTTCCACTAGCTTGATGGCAGCAGACTACACCAATAAAGGCTATGTAGTATTTGCAATTGATATGCCCTATCACGGCTCACAGATCGTGAAAGATAACAATGGTAATGAGATTAGCGCAAATGCCAATAGAGCCTTCTTTATCAATATAACTTCTCCCCTAACTTTGAGAAGCAACCTTCACCAAGCGGTCACTGATTTTACTGGGTTACGTTACGCATTAAATTTTGGAAATCCTCAAGCTCAGCGCGAAGTTAGCCTAATCGGCCAATCTCTGGGGGGAATTGTCTCTGTGATGATTTCTGAAATGACTCAAGGTAGAGATGATTTACAACTCAAAACGGCAAATTTTGTTGTCCCTGGGCAGGGGTTGGTTAACTTAACGCTTAACTCATTGCTTTTAGGCCCTGAGATGGAGCGAGCAATCAAAGACTCACCTGATATTCAGCGTGCTATCGCCGAGACCTTGGTTCCCAACCTTTGCTACGAAGGGGTAAGTAACGAAGATTGCATTAATGCACTTAACGACCATTCATCAAGCTTTCCAGACAGCATCGCAATGCTAGAGGAAGAGATCTATGCAGCAGTGCTGCCATTGCTTAAAAAAGGTGTTCAAAGAACGATTGATAGTGCCGACCCAGCAGGCAAAGTCCACCGTCAGGTTTCAGAGCAACAACCTACACTGCTGCTTGAAGCGTTCGGTACCTGTAAAAACGACTGTGAAGTAGGTGTCGACTATATCCCGGACTCTGTCGTACCAAACTCAGCGCCAAACAATCAATTGACCGGAACTGAACCACTTATCCGCGCTCTCAAGCTCGACCCTATTCTTGATGACGTTCCAGTTTCTGAAATCCGGGGGGTAGTAAGAGCAACCAAAGGTGGACATGGCACCTACCTGTTTCCTTATGAAGGGCCAGTCAACGAAGAAGGCGTCCCTGAACAAGAAATCACTATTGAAGGCATGCAAGCAATGACCGCTCAGCAACTTGCCATTTCAAGCATGGTTATCGATCAGCGTGTCAGGCTTAGAAATGACTATTTTGTCGACAGCAGTGACTTCAACTAA